One genomic segment of Chryseobacterium phocaeense includes these proteins:
- a CDS encoding DUF6576 domain-containing protein codes for MSEVLILVIIVAVVLLFFNRTWIKNRFFPDQRRNYTIDDQFNSDKREREKEIDRLLSKMGRNGINDLSEKDRKRLDELSKM; via the coding sequence ATGAGCGAAGTACTAATTTTAGTGATTATTGTAGCTGTAGTCTTACTGTTCTTCAACAGGACCTGGATCAAAAACAGGTTCTTTCCGGATCAGCGCAGAAACTACACCATAGATGATCAGTTTAATTCTGATAAACGCGAAAGGGAAAAAGAAATCGACAGGCTTTTAAGTAAGATGGGCCGCAACGGAATTAATGACCTTTCCGAGAAAGACAGGAAAAGACTGGACGAGCTGTCCAAAATGTAA
- a CDS encoding DUF2683 family protein, with amino-acid sequence MESIIVHPKNPMELSALKSVLKEMNIKFEKAHTKNTFHTEKVTKKIFDKKNTDKPSKPKGL; translated from the coding sequence ATGGAATCTATCATAGTACATCCTAAGAATCCTATGGAGCTGAGTGCGCTGAAAAGTGTTTTAAAGGAAATGAACATCAAATTTGAAAAAGCCCACACCAAAAATACTTTCCATACAGAAAAAGTAACGAAGAAAATTTTCGATAAGAAGAATACGGACAAACCTTCTAAACCAAAAGGACTGTAA
- the ileS gene encoding isoleucine--tRNA ligase codes for MSQFKEYKNLNLIDIAENVAEFWKQNKTFSKSVEIREGNSEFVFYEGPPSANGMPGIHHVMARALKDIFCRFQTQNGKQVFRKAGWDTHGLPVELGVEKELGITKEDIGKKISIEDYNKACREAVMRYTDVWNNLTEKIGYWVDLDDPYITYKSKYMETVWWLLKQLYDKELLYKGYTIQPYSPKAGTGLSSHELNQPGTYRDVSDTTVVAQFKTKKETSQLFNDVDGDVHVLAWTTTPWTLPSNTALAVGRDIEYVLVKTFNQYTFEPITIVLSRVLLPKVFGKKYAEGTDEDFASYTAESKVIPFKVLKEFTGEQLAGTQYEQLIPWFTPNDSPEKAFRVIIGDFVTTEDGTGIVHIAPTFGADDARVGKENGIPPMLVKDENDNLVPLVDLQGKFIKGENVPEVFSGKYIKNEYYDDGTAPEKSWDVELAIVLKTENKAFKVEKYVHSYPHCWRTDKPVLYYPLDSWFVKMTAVKDRLVNLNKEINWKPKATGEGRFANWLENVNDWNLSRSRYWGIPLPIWRTEDLKEEKIIGSVEELYHEIEKSVAAGFMKENPFQGFIIGNMSEQNYELVDLHKNVVDKIVLVSDSGKAMNRESDLIDVWFDSGSMPYAQLHYPFENKEMIDNNKAFPADFIAEGVDQTRGWFYTLHAIGTAVFDSVAYKNVMSNGLVLDKNGQKMSKRLGNAVDPFETLSVYGPDATRWYMISNANPWENLKFDIEGIDEVRRKFFGTLYNTYSFFALYANVDGFNYTEKEVENRPEIDRWILSELNLLIKEVKAFYEDYEPTRVARAISTFVNDNLSNWYVRLCRRRFWKGDYSDDKISAYQTLYTCLETVAKLSAPIAPFFMDQLYQDLNKVTGKENCESVHLTDFPVADESLIDQDLVEKTHLAQNITSMVFSLRKKENVKVRQPLQKVLVPVLDAKTEGQLLAVADLIKQEVNVKELQLINAEEASHLIVKQIKPNFKALGPKLGKDMKTVGGAIAEMNAEQIASLEKEGKIDIQGYEITPDDVEISTKDIPGWTVTSDGKTTVALDLTLTEELKSEGIAREFINRIQNLRKDKDFELTDRIKISIEENSPFLEDVKKNEEYISSEVLSNKIEIVSSLSNFNEIEIDEVNFKVNVEKN; via the coding sequence ATGAGCCAATTTAAAGAATACAAAAACCTCAACCTTATTGACATCGCCGAGAATGTAGCAGAATTCTGGAAACAGAATAAAACGTTCAGTAAAAGTGTTGAGATCCGTGAGGGTAATTCCGAGTTTGTTTTTTATGAAGGTCCGCCTTCTGCAAACGGTATGCCCGGAATTCACCACGTAATGGCCAGAGCATTAAAGGATATTTTCTGTCGTTTCCAGACGCAGAACGGGAAACAGGTTTTCCGTAAAGCGGGCTGGGATACACACGGACTTCCTGTGGAACTGGGCGTAGAAAAAGAATTAGGAATTACGAAGGAAGATATTGGCAAAAAAATCTCTATTGAAGACTACAACAAAGCCTGCCGTGAAGCGGTAATGCGCTATACAGACGTATGGAATAACCTTACGGAAAAAATCGGATACTGGGTAGACCTTGATGATCCTTATATCACATATAAATCCAAGTATATGGAGACGGTTTGGTGGCTTTTAAAGCAGTTGTATGATAAAGAATTACTGTACAAAGGCTACACCATCCAGCCTTATTCTCCAAAAGCAGGAACAGGACTTTCTTCCCATGAGCTGAACCAGCCCGGAACGTATCGTGATGTTTCGGACACAACGGTTGTGGCACAGTTTAAAACAAAGAAAGAAACTTCACAATTGTTCAATGATGTGGATGGAGATGTACATGTTTTAGCATGGACAACTACGCCATGGACACTGCCTTCCAATACTGCTTTGGCCGTAGGAAGAGATATTGAGTACGTTTTAGTGAAAACTTTCAACCAATACACATTTGAACCGATCACAATTGTTCTTTCAAGAGTTTTGTTGCCTAAAGTATTCGGTAAGAAATATGCGGAAGGAACCGATGAGGATTTTGCCAGCTATACGGCAGAAAGCAAAGTGATCCCATTCAAAGTATTAAAAGAGTTCACAGGAGAGCAGCTTGCCGGAACTCAGTATGAGCAGCTAATCCCATGGTTTACGCCGAATGATTCCCCTGAAAAAGCGTTCAGAGTGATCATCGGGGATTTTGTGACCACGGAAGACGGTACCGGTATCGTTCACATTGCACCTACATTTGGTGCGGATGATGCCAGGGTTGGTAAGGAAAACGGAATTCCGCCGATGTTGGTGAAGGATGAAAATGACAATCTTGTTCCTCTGGTAGACCTTCAGGGTAAATTCATCAAAGGAGAAAATGTCCCTGAAGTATTTTCAGGAAAATATATCAAGAACGAATATTATGATGACGGAACCGCTCCTGAAAAATCATGGGATGTGGAACTGGCGATCGTTTTAAAAACAGAAAATAAAGCCTTCAAGGTAGAAAAATACGTCCACTCCTATCCGCACTGCTGGAGAACGGATAAGCCGGTATTGTATTACCCGCTGGATTCCTGGTTTGTGAAAATGACGGCTGTAAAAGACAGACTGGTTAATTTAAACAAAGAAATCAACTGGAAGCCGAAAGCTACCGGAGAAGGGCGTTTCGCGAACTGGCTTGAAAATGTAAACGACTGGAATTTATCCCGTTCAAGATACTGGGGAATTCCGTTACCAATCTGGAGAACGGAAGACCTTAAGGAAGAGAAAATCATCGGGTCTGTAGAGGAATTGTATCATGAAATAGAGAAGTCGGTTGCAGCCGGATTCATGAAGGAAAACCCATTCCAGGGCTTTATCATCGGAAATATGTCTGAACAGAATTATGAGCTGGTTGATCTTCACAAAAATGTAGTGGATAAAATAGTTCTGGTTTCAGATTCAGGAAAAGCAATGAACCGTGAAAGTGATCTGATCGACGTTTGGTTCGATTCAGGCTCTATGCCGTATGCACAGCTGCATTATCCGTTTGAGAATAAGGAAATGATCGATAACAACAAAGCCTTCCCTGCTGATTTTATCGCGGAAGGTGTTGACCAGACGCGTGGATGGTTCTATACGCTTCACGCGATCGGAACGGCTGTTTTTGATTCTGTGGCTTATAAAAATGTAATGAGTAACGGGCTTGTCCTGGATAAGAACGGCCAGAAAATGTCAAAACGTTTAGGAAATGCGGTGGATCCGTTTGAAACACTTTCAGTATACGGACCGGATGCTACGAGATGGTATATGATCTCGAATGCCAACCCATGGGAAAACCTGAAGTTTGACATCGAAGGAATTGATGAGGTAAGAAGAAAGTTCTTCGGAACCCTTTACAATACGTATTCATTCTTTGCGCTGTATGCCAATGTGGATGGATTCAATTATACGGAAAAAGAAGTGGAAAATCGTCCGGAAATCGACCGGTGGATTCTTTCTGAGCTGAATCTCCTGATAAAGGAAGTAAAAGCATTCTACGAAGATTACGAGCCTACAAGAGTAGCAAGAGCCATCAGCACATTTGTGAATGACAACCTGAGCAACTGGTACGTAAGACTTTGCAGAAGACGTTTCTGGAAAGGAGATTATTCTGACGATAAAATCTCTGCTTACCAGACTTTATATACCTGTCTTGAAACAGTGGCGAAATTATCCGCGCCTATTGCTCCGTTCTTTATGGATCAATTGTATCAGGATTTAAATAAAGTAACCGGTAAAGAAAACTGTGAGTCTGTTCACTTAACGGATTTCCCTGTAGCAGATGAAAGTCTGATCGATCAGGATCTTGTGGAAAAGACCCATCTGGCACAGAATATCACCAGTATGGTTTTCTCATTGAGGAAGAAAGAAAATGTGAAAGTACGTCAGCCGTTACAGAAAGTACTGGTTCCGGTTCTTGATGCGAAAACGGAAGGACAGCTTTTAGCGGTAGCAGACCTGATCAAGCAGGAAGTAAACGTTAAAGAATTACAGCTGATCAACGCGGAGGAAGCCTCTCATCTGATTGTAAAGCAGATCAAACCGAATTTCAAAGCATTGGGTCCTAAGCTGGGGAAAGATATGAAAACGGTAGGAGGAGCTATTGCCGAAATGAATGCCGAACAGATTGCCAGCCTTGAAAAAGAAGGAAAAATAGATATCCAGGGGTATGAAATCACACCGGATGATGTAGAAATCTCTACCAAAGACATTCCGGGATGGACGGTAACTTCCGACGGAAAAACAACTGTGGCATTAGATTTGACGTTAACAGAAGAATTAAAATCTGAGGGTATCGCAAGAGAGTTCATCAACAGAATTCAGAACCTGCGAAAAGATAAAGATTTTGAACTGACGGACAGAATTAAAATCTCCATTGAAGAAAATTCACCTTTCCTTGAAGATGTTAAGAAAAATGAGGAATATATTTCTTCAGAGGTCTTGTCAAATAAAATAGAAATTGTATCTTCACTTTCAAATTTTAACGAAATCGAAATAGATGAGGTTAATTTTAAGGTAAATGTTGAAAAGAATTAA
- a CDS encoding TraR/DksA family transcriptional regulator — translation MSDERVRYSDADLQEFKAIIKEKIEKAERDLQLIRESFINDQNNGTDDTSPTFKAFEEGAETLSKEQNSILAGRQEKFVRDLKNALIRIENKTYGVCRVTGKLIPKERLLAVPHATLSIEAKNMQK, via the coding sequence ATGTCAGACGAAAGAGTACGATACAGCGATGCTGATTTACAGGAATTTAAGGCAATTATTAAAGAAAAAATAGAAAAAGCAGAAAGAGATCTTCAGCTGATCAGAGAAAGCTTCATAAATGACCAGAATAACGGGACGGATGATACTTCCCCTACATTCAAAGCTTTTGAAGAAGGAGCGGAAACTTTAAGCAAGGAGCAGAACTCAATATTGGCAGGACGCCAGGAAAAATTCGTGCGTGATCTTAAAAATGCTTTGATCCGAATCGAAAATAAAACCTACGGGGTATGCAGAGTAACAGGGAAACTGATTCCTAAAGAAAGACTTTTGGCAGTTCCTCATGCTACGCTGAGCATTGAAGCGAAAAATATGCAGAAATAA